The Leptodactylus fuscus isolate aLepFus1 chromosome 5, aLepFus1.hap2, whole genome shotgun sequence genome segment CCTCCATCCTGGGACAGTAGAGCATTAgtgtactgtccctttaagaacCAGGAGCTGACATGCATTAACTATAGATGATGCCCATTGGAGCCCCGCGGTTCTTACTGTTCTTAGAAAGACATTTCCTAGAAAAATTCTGTAaacgagaatgaaaaaaaaaaaaaaaccgagaGCAATGACCACAGATTTTCCAGCCGATGTTTTTCTTGATACATTTACTGTTCCTGAAAGGAAATATAAATCATTTATTTCCTGGAGGGGACGCGGAGAAGTATATACAGAATCGCACTGTTATATAAAACTCTCCTGTTACCAGGCGTACGCTCGTGTTCTGGAATTTAATGGATCCCATATGTGGGGACGGGTCCAAAACAAGGAGGATTTGTGTCTTATTACAGAGTGAGGTCCACAAAAGGGTCTCTGACATTGGACATTGTATTCTAGGACAGCGGGTCGTGACCCACAAAACATCTCCAAAACGGGATTCACACCAAGACCATCCTGCTACCGGTATACTCGGCAGTAACCCTTTATGTTCTGCACGGAAAGGATGGTATCAGATCTAATATGGCTGTCCgtgccaaaatttttttccccagtcTGGGGTCTGGACCGATATCTACACCAGTCCTTACACTAGTCCCTGTGGTGCTCcagattaaccccttaataatTCTGCCACATCGGCTGCTAGCGTCCACAACATTAAGACCAGTTCAATGTGCAAATCTTAATAAATTACCCCATGATAGCTTACAGAACAATACACGTGCCGCCATATGGTGCTACCATAACgtatatcactattagagatgggcaaacctcccaAGGTTGGTTTAGTTTCGGGTCCAGGTGGGTTCGGATAAAACCGGACGTGACATTATTATACCGTGGCACCTCTTTAGACCCCGCCGTATAATAGGTGTGGGTTCAGGCTGGGTATAAAAaataccttccctcacctcttttgggcatctggcgctctcctggtgacgtcatgtGTCTGGGggcaccgctgaggcctgtgattggatctcATGACATCATGACGCTCAAAGTGCCCATGTGACCGCAGTGGGCCAATCACAAGgttcagcagtgaccccgggtgaCTTCACCGGGAAAACGTTGGATGCCGCTAGGACaaatcagagtataataatccacTGCTATGTATGGAGCGGTGGCCATTTTACTATGTCATAGGTGAGTCCCCAATTTCATTAAAAACCAAAGAATGTGGGATATTCAGGTCGAACCCAGTTTGGAACAAGTTGGGGGGGAATTCCCATGACACGTACCAGAAACCTTGTGTACAAGTGGAGCATATTTGCTGTACGGCCACCATTTGCACCCGAAATTCAGGCGCTTTATATTTTCATTAGGAACCGCCATGGGTCCCATCACATGCCCAATATTGAGTTTACCTTCTAACCTGCTGCTGCAACACATTAAGAAGTAAGGATAGAGGTTTCCTTCTCTATTGAAGCAGGTATAGGCCCATAGTGACCGCACGAGCCTAAAGATTATATCTACCCCCTTAAAGGTAATGTTCACTGTTCACCTAATAAACCAGGATGTGTCCCTCATATATCTTCCCCATTGATCCAACAGATGGCGTATTTTCTGTGTAGACTCCAAGACATGTCTTCACTTTCATGGAAAAGTACTGTAACTGTGTCAGTCGATTAATGAGGCGAGCACATGGAAGGATTACCATAGAAATTCGGAATTAGCTGAGGAGATTATTTCAGTATTTTGGAGGATTAGACTTTTTCTTGCAGAGATTATTTCGCGCCAGGTGGAAAAGTTTTGAAACCAGCGATGTCCATAGGCCGGATCTCCATGACAAGCCTTTTTTCGGCGAgttcagtgatgtcatagggacATTAAGGATGTCGTAAGGATGTGAAGATTGATAGGGATTGTCCTTTTAAGAAATTATTTCTAGTGAGAAATGGGCAAAGCTCTGAGGATTCATTTCGTGTTCGGTTTAGTGAGTCGACCCTACAATTTTTTCCATCCGAAGTTGTTCTGCTCACTTTCCCTcatctcttctggcctcctgagtgGCATCATATGCCCTGTGGTCACTGCCGAGGCCTgtcattgggtctcagtggtcaataTCATGATGTCGGATGAAcatgaaacttttggaaatttcaggatGAATCTGATTCCATCCAAACTGGTTCATCTATCAGGCACATCTGCCCCAATAGGCTAtatgttaaagggaatgtcacccaATTTCAAAATATCAACCCagtctacagatagatagatttgggtcacctgaatcaaacagtgttttccccttgtgaatcgctgcctccgtctttgagatatcgctgtttctttcatatgcaaataagctcttggGACAATGGCGGCGCCCACATTGTAAGATACAAATGataatatctcggcaatggaggcagcgatttacaagggggaaaaactgtttggTTCAGGTGATCcatgtctatctatctgcaggctgggtttATATGTTGGGGTCTgctgacacaatccctttaagagactcACTATGTGTCTTAAAGGATCTTGGTGACTTGATCACTCGGTCTGTaatattttctttatatttccaggGTGTCCATGAGTCTAAGGGTGTGTCGGAGGAATATCTCAACCTGGAATCGCTCATtcagaaggtggtctctccatacCTTGGTACTTACGGGTTGTACTCTAGTGACGCTCCATTCACGCACTCCTCCTGTATCTTGGGTATGAGACAGTTTTGTAGTTTCGCGCTCGCACAATATGGCAGGTTCTTCGTGGACTGTATTAATTCACACCATGGACCATTGTTATAATattataggaagaatatgcaaatctgtcttccatgatgtaattaggaagtcaggtgcctcagtgttgcaaaacaatagagggcgctcactggaatgtgcaagcctgtcttccctgatgtaattaggaagacaaaatctcagtgatatggcccaataaaggctgttccctttaacatcatgctcgaccttccaagaggcctttgttttgcaatgatgctgggattattaccaggtatagcctCTCAACTGAAGATGgccatttcgatgttattgcatctcatcagcccggtgtagagaagactaacctggtagaggtgagaggcttagacagggttagggggatatcgtcactccttggggagagaccaccatggtcccttgcaaagtggagtgctaaaggcttagtAAGTCTCCacacctatataatattataggcatCGTACAAAAGTAACATAAATTGTTATAATATACGATAATATTATAGACAAAAGTAATATAACCTGATACACTACCGGACTACGCGTCCTATAGCAATAAATACGATTAATCGTCTAATCCGCCATAATCGATATTTTATCTGACATGAACGTACCGCAGAAGTCAGGTGAGAACGCGCCCTTGTAACGAGGAATATTTCTATTTATCTGGTCTTTGCTGCCACCAGGTGGCCATTATGAGTAGTTACACAATAGACCTATTTCGTTGCATGCTCCATATAGTTTGCCGGTTACGTTGCAGAGGTCCATGAGCACCTGATGTGACCCCAAATCACCCAaattacagatttttttgcagTCCTCGTTGAGCAACCAAAGATCACCATGTTGTCTTGGAACGCATATTCTAATGCAGTTGTATGGGGTCATATTGTGACCTTAAGGTTGATATAAATGAAAATCAGTGTCGTAAAAAGATCAATCACCGCTCGATCTTTTTGTGATTTTCTTGCACAGAATCTGCACAGTCTTCTTAATATTGTGAGGGCTGACGGAAGATGAACCGGAATTGTTAAGGGGTTCTGGGCATATCATGGGAGGTCCCGTTCACCGAAATGAACTCTACGTCAGTGGGGTACTAGTATAGATTTCTGGTGTGTGTCATGGTAACCCAAGGCTTCCCCATCCTGACCTTCCTTGATCTTTGACCTGCTCCACCCAGTtggaaaatgtacatttttggTTCATTCGGCCATGTGCCAAAACTGGACCACTTTTGAGACAGGAAACTTTTAACACATTCCCCCCATTAACACGATACAAAGTTTACATCCCCTTTAACGCCCCTTCTTCTTGGATGGTGACACCTGTAGGGTAGATTTCCTTTAGCAGCTGGCGCCATCTGTATGTCATGCTCCAGTATTGCACCATGGATAGTGAAGTGCGTGGAACTGATTCTTCTACTATTTCGTTCCCTTTACAGAGAAACGCATGTTCAGACGTTGCCCCAAGTCCGGTGAGATGATCACGAAGAATCCAGTGGTGAGATCCAAGAGCTACAACAATCCATTGCTGACCCCGGTAGCGGAGTACGAAATGGAAAACATGTCTGCCAACGGGACTGGAATCAGAAGACATTCCGTATCTGAGATGACCTCACTTCTAGAGATGCAGGGATACTCCAACCTAACCACCATCCTGGATTCCAGCTCCAAACTCTCAATGTCCACCACCAAACCACAACCCACAGGGGAGATGGAGCACCCGGCCATGGGCAATGGACAGTTTCCATCAATGCATAACAACAGTGAACCTCAACAAGGACTGTTCCACAGCTCGAGCTCCAGAGAGGACATGTCCAGAGACTCTACTTTGATTCCGGCACCATCTTCCAGTCCAGAGACACTTGTAGACCAGATCTTAGAATCCATAGACTCTGACTCTGAAGGAATTTTCATAGATTTTGGAAGAGGTTGTGCCAAATCTTCAGGATACGCCGTGGATGTTGGAAGGCAAAGCCTTGTATAATAATCCTCTTTTACTTTCTATATTCTTTTTACTTTGGGTTTACTCTAATTTTGAGATATCCATTGCACTCCTGACCGttcatttctatattttttggTTTCCATTAAATGTATGATGAATTTATGGTTCAGTTTTGGTCCATGAATGTCCCTCAGGTTGAGAAACGTGATTACAGAAGGCAAAAGACCTCCCAGATTCACAAAAACAGGAAGTAGAACCCTTAGATTTACAAAACTGGAAATGGATCTTCCAGTTCCACAAGATATAAAGTGGCACCCCTAGATGAACCGTCTCCAGAGGACATAAGAACTACCAGATTCACAAGAGAGGAAGTAAAAATGTGGACAAACTGGAGAAAACAGATTCCCCTCGATCAGCTACAGTTCTCACTCACTAGACTCCGCCACATATTACATCTATGGGAGTAGTGGTGTGTCCATAAATTTAAAGGAGTACTCCCATCTCAATAATGGGGGTTTACTAGATCCCTGTCTTGTTGCCACTCACATATTGAGCCACCTCTAACTGCAGGTGTGAGACGGGTTTAGAGCACATTGGGTGTCAGAAGTGGGACCTGCATTTATTGTACACTAGCTtttcccgcgactttgtctgtgggttggtgttggcgctgagccacttatatttagccaattgttgTTGTGAATGATCCGCCtgttcccgcgtctcggctctgctacatcgcagcatatgagCAGCATACTcagtatgtacatctctgcatatggagagcgtactcagctgtgctacagcgctgcctaaactctgctacatctggccatttggattataggggtgttcttatgtcagtgtctgagcagcttctgtgttacaaagggctgaatggatgctgctgaaatgtgccaaagttcgatcagcctgctcccgcgtcttggctctgctacatcgctccatatgcataggatacccagctgtatgtacatgtttgcatatggagagcctacagaggtgtgctacagcgctgcataagctctgctacatcggacaattttttttttttaaatgtagattgtgagccccacatagagctcacaatgcacatttttccctatcagtatgtctttttttggaatatgggatggaaatccatgcaaacacggggagaacatacaaactccttgcagatgttttttcgcccttggcgggatttgaacaccaggacaccagcgctgcaaggctgcagtgctaaccactgagccaccgtgtggcccctcggacaattgtgattacagaggtttgttatgtgactgtctgagcagcttctgtgttacaaagggctgaacggatgttgctgaaacgtgccaaagttctccccccttccccatcagaggcagaacaacacattcccggTCGTACTCACTGAAAATCTACACCCAATATATACTCCTCctgcccacacacatcctgcatatTTTttaatctcctgatcttccatgagactccattttcatcagctttcacactgtccagcttcatcctatatagctccgcccacaaaatagcatgtagctccgcccactgcctagcaagatcctatcctagaatggctcaaggacctatgatgatgtcatcacagtcctttagtgttgtccttcacaggtccttcactgcggtcgtgtagtgacgtcttttactgggataaaaagtagcctatgttttaatcggggatcctatctatgtatgtggcaaatttcatgcaaatccgttcagctgtttttgcgtgattaaggaacaaacatccaaacccaaatttataatattagtaggaaggataggattagTGTATTTTGGACGAAGAATtacaaatttttgcaattttgtttttgactcGTCGAGACATAGACTTTCATCCTCGGATATTCAGACAAAgctttgtatatacagtgataatgTTTGTGACTATAGCGTGTGCGTCCACCAGCTGGGGGCGTATCGTCACTTCAGAAGAAGAGCCAGAGCTGCCGCTGATATCTTGCAGCAAAACATCATTAAACATGGGGCATGTAGAGGGGTCAGATACTTCACCGCGGGTCTCCGCTAATGGTCTGACAATGAGCAATCTGCAGTCCGAAATGTCTAACGCCGGGTCAACCCGTGGCCGTAGTAATAAAGGGAGCGTACTGATAGACAATGTAATGAGGGATGTTACCCATGTGACTACCGAGGCTGATGGGCACAGTCTGGGGGCCAAAGAAAATGACGAGAATCGTACATTGATGTCTCTGGACCCCAAGGTAAATCCTGCATTGGCACGCCAAACTGCCATGTGCCATTGATATTACTGGCATCTTCTTATACCACACAAGtgcgccccctatagctacgcccagCACAGAGGTTGTCTACTTTGAACCAACTAGTTTACTGTTCGAGCCTGGTAGCAAGAATTTTATTAATCTGCAGCATCCCCACAGGTCAAACAAGGTACTACACACTTTTCATTCGAAATCATTGGACTACTTGTATAATGAGTGGACATGTTGAGTCCTCCAGGACAGGAGACCCTCTTTGAGCCACTTTCCACTGTGGATATAACAGATGAGAGTCCTCTATTAACTgataatactgtacagtatgtgaCCATGGATTTCTAAGCTGGTCATTGGGCCAGGTAATTCTTATGGGCTTCTGTTGGCATATAGTGCATGACTTGTCATGGATACCAGGCTGTGGATGCGCTCCTGTCGACCAGTCGTCTAATTCCTCACTTTACGGTTTTTTAGTGTTCACTGAGCTCAGGAGGTGAGATAGTTGTCTGCTCCGGCGGAGGAGAGGCTGGTGACCTTACATGATCAAGTCGTAGGAACTGAAACCCACAATCTAGATGACTATCCCGAGTGCTTTACAGGTGACTCACAGGCCTAAAATATCTGCCCAAATTAATGTTTAACCATAGAAAGTGAATGATGAGCTAACCCTCAGGCCCCGGGATGTTTACACTGACTACTAGGAGACTTATCTGCCCTTTAgttaggggtgtagctatagggggtgccaaGATGGGAGTAGTCCCCAGGCCCTAGAGCATGAGGGGGCCCAGAGGTTATTGTTATAGGGTTATAGGGAGTGCCAACATGGGAGTAGTCCCCAGGCCCTAGAGCATGAGGGGGCCCAGAGGTTATAGGGGGTGCCAAGATGGGAGTAGTACCCAGGCCCTAGAGCATGAGGGGGCCCAGAGGTTATCGTTATAGGGGGTGCCAAGATGGGAGTAGTACCCTGGCCCTAGAGCATGAGGGGGCCCAGAGGTTATCATTATAGGGGGTGCCAAGATGGGAGTAGTACCCAGGCCCTAGAGCATGAGAGGGCCCAGAGGTTATCATTATAGGGGGTGCCAAGATGGGAGTAGTACCCTGGCCCTAGAGCATGAGAGGGCCCAGAGGTTATAGGGGGTGCCAAGATGGGAGTAGTCCCCAGGCCCTAGAGCATGAGGGGGCCCAGAGGTTATTGTTATAGGGGGTGCCAAGATGGGAGTAGTACCCTGGCCCTAGAGCATGAGGGGGCCCAGAGGTTATCGTTATAGGGAGTGCTAACATGGGAGTAGTCCCCAGGCCCTAGAGCATGAGGGGCCCCAGAGGTTATAGGGGGTGCCAAGATGGGAGTAGTCCCCAGGCCCTAGAGCATGAGGGGGCCCAGAGGTTATCATTATAGGGGGTGCCAAGATGGGAGTAGTACCCTGGCCCTAGAGCATGAGAGGACCCAGAGGTTATAGGGGGTGCCAAGATGGGAGTAGTCCCCAGGCCCTAGAGCATGAGGGGGCCCAGAGGTTATCGTTATAGGGGGTGCCAAGATGGGAGTAGTCCCCAGGCCCTAGAGCATGAGGGGGCCCAGAGGTTATCGTTATAGGGAGTGCTAACATGGGAGTAGTCTCCAGGCCCTAGAGCATGAGGGGACCCAGAGGTTATCGTTATAGAGAGTGCTAATATGGGAGTAGTCCCCAGGCCCTAGAGCATGAGGAGGCCCAGAGGTTATCGTTACAGGGTTATAGGGAGTGCCAAGATGGGAGTAGTCCCCAGGCCCTAGAGCATGAGGGGGCCCAGAGGTTAtcgttgtggcttaggagagtgtgggcgggtacagggtggggagacgtgacatctctcctcccagtacccgcccacactctcctaacctgggaggcagggggcaatgaggcgaagaagaacgagaacaccaggcacgggagcagccatctctgcaggtaggtggacacaaaggggggactaagtaaccggaggattaaaaaaaaatgctctggctacttagtgattttaaaaaaatcactacacagcatggaatctaacaattaaagtgttcaatggttagattccatgatgtatagtgaataggattgtttttaaaatccaattagtaaaaaaaatcccattgacttgcattgggatcggaaattgggatcgagatcgggttcgaatgaaaaatgatcggaaatcggatttcaaaatcaatcctgaaaagtcaagattggctcaaccctagtgaggaactatttgttatttttccacctcccctggacctccatctCATAAACAGACCAGACAAAATTATTCCACCTGGAATGAATCTTTGGGCCAAACCATCAGAACCTGAAATTaggtcacccatctctagtcatggTGCAAACATTTCTCTATGCTCAGGGTCCTCATCTGATACAAAGAGTC includes the following:
- the PRR5 gene encoding proline-rich protein 5 isoform X2, whose amino-acid sequence is MSSPSLSDLGKREQAALDERGTQQKRAGSNATWNSIQNGVISVFQKKGLQDHELYNLNEGVRQLLKTELGSFFTEYLQNQLLTKGMVILRDKIRFYEGQKLLDSLAETWDFFFSDVLPMLQAIFYPVQGKEPSIRQLALLHFRNIITLNLKLDDALSRPRARVPPSIIQMLLILQGVHESKGVSEEYLNLESLIQKVVSPYLGTYGLYSSDAPFTHSSCILEKRMFRRCPKSGEMITKNPVVRSKSYNNPLLTPVAEYEMENMSANGTGIRRHSVSEMTSLLEMQGYSNLTTILDSSSKLSMSTTKPQPTGEMEHPAMGNGQFPSMHNNSEPQQGLFHSSSSREDMSRDSTLIPAPSSSPETLVDQILESIDSDSEGIFIDFGRGCAKSSGYAVDVGRQSLV
- the PRR5 gene encoding proline-rich protein 5 isoform X4, translated to MSSPSLSDLGKREQAALDERGTQQKRAGSNATWNSIQNGVISVFQKKGLQDHELYNLNEGVRQLLKTELGSFFTEYLQNQLLTKGMVILRDKIRFYEGQKLLDSLAETWDFFFSDVLPMLQAIFYPVQGKEPSIRQLALLHFRNIITLNLKLDDALSRPRARVPPSIIQMLLILQGVHESKGVSEEYLNLESLIQKVVSPYLEKRMFRRCPKSGEMITKNPVVRSKSYNNPLLTPVAEYEMENMSANGTGIRRHSVSEMTSLLEMQGYSNLTTILDSSSKLSMSTTKPQPTGEMEHPAMGNGQFPSMHNNSEPQQGLFHSSSSREDMSRDSTLIPAPSSSPETLVDQILESIDSDSEGIFIDFGRGCAKSSGYAVDVGRQSLV
- the PRR5 gene encoding proline-rich protein 5 isoform X3, translating into MDNERKQKYKARAAQRLLPRVCDCIQNGVISVFQKKGLQDHELYNLNEGVRQLLKTELGSFFTEYLQNQLLTKGMVILRDKIRFYEGQKLLDSLAETWDFFFSDVLPMLQAIFYPVQGKEPSIRQLALLHFRNIITLNLKLDDALSRPRARVPPSIIQMLLILQGVHESKGVSEEYLNLESLIQKVVSPYLGTYGLYSSDAPFTHSSCILEKRMFRRCPKSGEMITKNPVVRSKSYNNPLLTPVAEYEMENMSANGTGIRRHSVSEMTSLLEMQGYSNLTTILDSSSKLSMSTTKPQPTGEMEHPAMGNGQFPSMHNNSEPQQGLFHSSSSREDMSRDSTLIPAPSSSPETLVDQILESIDSDSEGIFIDFGRGCAKSSGYAVDVGRQSLV
- the PRR5 gene encoding proline-rich protein 5 isoform X1 — translated: MRTLRRSKFMSSPSLSDLGKREQAALDERGTQQKRAGSNATWNSIQNGVISVFQKKGLQDHELYNLNEGVRQLLKTELGSFFTEYLQNQLLTKGMVILRDKIRFYEGQKLLDSLAETWDFFFSDVLPMLQAIFYPVQGKEPSIRQLALLHFRNIITLNLKLDDALSRPRARVPPSIIQMLLILQGVHESKGVSEEYLNLESLIQKVVSPYLGTYGLYSSDAPFTHSSCILEKRMFRRCPKSGEMITKNPVVRSKSYNNPLLTPVAEYEMENMSANGTGIRRHSVSEMTSLLEMQGYSNLTTILDSSSKLSMSTTKPQPTGEMEHPAMGNGQFPSMHNNSEPQQGLFHSSSSREDMSRDSTLIPAPSSSPETLVDQILESIDSDSEGIFIDFGRGCAKSSGYAVDVGRQSLV
- the PRR5 gene encoding proline-rich protein 5 isoform X5, translated to MVILRDKIRFYEGQKLLDSLAETWDFFFSDVLPMLQAIFYPVQGKEPSIRQLALLHFRNIITLNLKLDDALSRPRARVPPSIIQMLLILQGVHESKGVSEEYLNLESLIQKVVSPYLGTYGLYSSDAPFTHSSCILEKRMFRRCPKSGEMITKNPVVRSKSYNNPLLTPVAEYEMENMSANGTGIRRHSVSEMTSLLEMQGYSNLTTILDSSSKLSMSTTKPQPTGEMEHPAMGNGQFPSMHNNSEPQQGLFHSSSSREDMSRDSTLIPAPSSSPETLVDQILESIDSDSEGIFIDFGRGCAKSSGYAVDVGRQSLV